In Spirochaeta isovalerica, the genomic window GAGATCGGAAACGGGACTGATGATTTTTTTGATTTTACCTTTATGATCCGTCCCGATTACCGTTACAACGCCCCTCTTTTCCATGGCGATGCCCTGAAGGCTCTGCCCGGTGTAACCAGTGCCTTGTACATGGATTTTTATTCGCTCAATGACGGTGTGGATACTGAACAGTTTTTTTCAGAATCCCAAGACAAAATCCTTAGAGCTATTGAACTGGCACAACCTTACTGGAAAAGGGAAGGGTTCGGAGAACTGACGCCCCATCTTGATCCCTACAAAAGTCCCTACCGTCTTGAGATGATCGAGCCGGAAAAGGGAACGGAAGAAGAGAGAAAAGAATATTTTGACACGGTCTATTCCTGTTTCGTCTTATATTCAGAAGCTTATCTGGAGTCACTGGAGAGAATGTCCGGGGAGGAGAATCTCTCCGAAGCCCCTATGCGGGAAAGGGAAGTGAAGGATTTTGTTTCAATCCTTTATGAAAAGGATATGGCCGTGAAGATGGGGAAAATGATCTTCCCCGAAGAGGATTTCGACAGATATTTCCTTGACGGATTCTGGGGAACGGGACCTCTCGAATAATCCCATTTCTTTTTAATTTAACCCTGTTGTTCTGTTTGTAAACTTTTTTCCAACCTTTTTTCTCTTTATGTCACTAAAGAGTGTGCAAGAATGAAAAGAGAGGATGTTATGAAAAAGATAGAAGAGTATTTTGAGAACAGCGATGACAATAACCGGCAGATTCAGAAAGGTCTTAGAGAACTGGACCTCGACTCGCTCTACGACCTCTGTTCGGCGCTGGGAGCTAAAAAAGAGCTGATCATGCGCAATCTGTCAAAAAGAGTCGCCGGGGAGGTTGAGAACTATCTCAATGCCAATGAATCCAGAATCCCCGAACACGCGAAGACCCGGGCCTATTTCCGCTTTTCCCGGATTATGCTGGCTGTTGAACGAAGCAAATCCCCCCTGCCCGGCGATTTCCTGATGGATATTCTCGATTTTCAGAGTCTGGACGCCATCAGAAAATCAGTAATGACCCTTCACTATTACACAGTAACCGGAAACCTTGAAAAACTGGAAGAGCTGATCGGCGCGGTTGAGGATCCCCTTTTGGAAAAACAACTGGAAACGGTCCTCTACGGTTTTGATCCCATCAGAGGGGAAGACCGGATAAACCGTCTCCAAAGCCGGAGAAGGGAAGAGGAGGAGAGGAAAGCCGCTGTTCTGAAAGAGGGTATTCTTTCGATTCTATCGGAAGAAAGCGCCGAAATTCTGTACGGAAAGATGGATGTCTGAAGATCTGTATAAACAGGTTCTCAATTATGAAGGAAAAATTACCCGGTTTTTTCTGAGTAAACAATTGAGCCGCGAGGAGGTTGAGGATCTGAGCCAGGAAGTCCTGTGCCGGATTTATGAATCTCTTCACTCTTTTCGGGGCAGCTCGTCGCCGGGGACCTGGATCTATGCCATATGCCGCAATGTGCTCTTCGAATTCATGAGAAAACAGAACCGGATCCAGGTTCTGGGA contains:
- a CDS encoding RNA polymerase sigma factor, giving the protein MSEDLYKQVLNYEGKITRFFLSKQLSREEVEDLSQEVLCRIYESLHSFRGSSSPGTWIYAICRNVLFEFMRKQNRIQVLGERDIPVPDKTEYIDFTSLVDNLPGYLKPVYSRRFRENLSIREIARELNMAEGTVKYYLFIIKKYLRNMVQ